Below is a genomic region from Methanomassiliicoccaceae archaeon.
AAGAACGTATTATTCTCGTCTGGAACCCACTGTTTAGGTCTGGTGTAATCGCTTTCTTCGAGGAACCCCACGAGGAAGACGACCTTGTCGAGTTTGGAGAGCTCCGCATACAGCGAGGCCTGCAACATATAGTGCATCGGAACGTCCGTATAGCCTCCGGAGCCGTCCTCCCATGACTCTCTCGAGTTGGAGGTCTTGATCTCCAGGATGGCCTTCCTGGAACCGTTTGCGAGCACATATCCGTCGACCATGCCCCCGAACAGCTTCTCGTTGTGGAAATGGTCGTAACCGCACTTGTCCGCAGGTACCGGCTCTTCCACCTTCACAGGACTGTCGCAGCCGATTTTACCGGAGATATCTCCGGCTTTGACGGCGGCATATCTTCTGAGGACTGGCTCTATTACATTTCCCGCATCGATGTACTTATTTGGCTTATCTCCCGGATATAGTCCTGCGATCTCGCAGGCGACCTTGAAGGGGGTAGAGAACTCGCTGATGCCGAGTATCGGACCTATCCGGGTACCGGTGATCTTCTTAAGCTTGTAAGTGTCGAAATAGACGATTTTGTTTCCATCGTCTATCTCGACTATGGCGCGCCTTCCGTCGAACATGTCCAGTCGATCCCCCTCAGATACTTATCTCCACTGTTTTATCATCGACCATCGCCCAGTTAAGCTCTCCTATGCGGTTGCCGAGGGCTTCGATGCTGTTCAGGCCCGGGACCGCGATTATGCCGTTGCGGCATATTGCAAAACCCATGTTGTCATAGGTGAACCTGATCTTCGTCATCTCGGAGTTTATCCTCACAGAGTAGCGTCCTTCTTTGAAGATCGGGCTCTTGAACTCGTTGCCCGATATCCTCAGCAGATATGCGTCGGAAGAGGTTCTTTCGACCGCTTTCCGGTCCGAGTCATCTTTGCAGACGGCCCCCGCCCTCAGTTTTGACAGTTCAAA
It encodes:
- a CDS encoding YqaJ viral recombinase family protein, whose protein sequence is MFDGRRAIVEIDDGNKIVYFDTYKLKKITGTRIGPILGISEFSTPFKVACEIAGLYPGDKPNKYIDAGNVIEPVLRRYAAVKAGDISGKIGCDSPVKVEEPVPADKCGYDHFHNEKLFGGMVDGYVLANGSRKAILEIKTSNSRESWEDGSGGYTDVPMHYMLQASLYAELSKLDKVVFLVGFLEESDYTRPKQWVPDENNTFFVVKDKLEMSGYMKECVDWYNEYVKQGFTPEWTEKDADVLKHLRAFRR